Genomic segment of Oncorhynchus keta strain PuntledgeMale-10-30-2019 chromosome 5, Oket_V2, whole genome shotgun sequence:
AAAAtgatgcacaacatttgagataaataagctttttgtaagTATGGAACATtcctgtgatcttttatttcagctcatgaaacatgggaccaatactttacatgttacatttatatttttgttcagtgtaccaATGGTGTTGGAATCCATGATATAGGTTAAGTACAGGGCATTACTGTTTGTTGCTTCATTAGGTTGGGGACAAACGGGTCAGCCTCATGCAGAAGATTGGGAACTGATTTAATTGGCTCTTTTAAAATATGTtgctgatatctctctctccctccagacccTGTGGTGGTGTGCGTAGCGCACCATGGCCCAGACCCTTCAGATGGCGATTCCTAACTTTGGCAACAACGTCCTGGAGTGTCTGAACGAGCAGCGTCTCCAGGGGCTCTACTGCGATGTCTCCGTGGTCGTCAAGGGACACGCCTTCAAGGTGGGATATTACTGTGTGAATTGCGTAGATTGTGTACTATAATGTACATTTAGTTTTTTAGTGTTCTGATGTGCAAGACCCATTATTTATCTATCGGTCCATCTCGGCGGTAACGGATTGATTTTTATGACTTTATTATCCCGTTGCCCTTCATGACTTGCCATTATTGGTCAACATTTATTGATGTTAGAAAAATAACAGAGAAAATCGAATCACTGAATCAGCATCTGAATGATCATAATCATGACATTTTGCACCTCCCAAAAGATCAACCACACAGTTTTAAAATAAATGTATCGTTCAAACAAAGGAAACATTCCTTATATAGCTCTATAGAATCTTCttactcctccctccttctcctccaggctCACCGTGCCGTGCTTGCGGCCAGCAGCTCTTACTTCCGGGACCTGTTCAGCACTGGGGGAGGCAGCGGCTCCAAGACCCCCACAGTGGTGGAGCTCCCCCCAGCCGTCCAGCCCCAGAGCTTCCAGCAGATCCTGGCCTTCTGCTACACAGGCCGCCTCAGCATGACAGTGGGAGACCAGTTCCTCCTCATGTACACCGCAGGATTCCTGCAGATCCAGCAGATCATGGAGAAGGGCACAGAGTTCTTCCTCAAGGTAATAATACATGGGTTTTATATAGCCTTTTTAACAACCCAAGCATgtttaaaggaaaactccaccaaAAAatgatattttggtatttgtttcattagtccattgttgatatagtccagaaaggttttgcatgtcagcaatcaactTTTCAAGAtgtataactttcaaaatacagaaatacagacttTATGATGCATTTGGCATCATGTGATACCGGCGGCAAAACATTTGaccaaaatattgtttttgggtggagttttcctttaaggaTAGGAGGCCTCCTTCAAAGGGGAGCCTTGTCCTGCATCACAATCACACACCGTGACCACAGGTTGTGCCGTTATGCTGTGCTCTTTATTCAGAGGTCTTAGaataatacacacatacataccagGGTTTCTGTTAGCCTATAATAGATTGCTTTTGTCCGTatataaaacaaaaaaaatgcagATAAATAACATTTGCGTCGGACAACTGCTAGGGAGAAGAGAAAATCCAATTGCGAAATAATGCTTTTTAGGCTATTTATTGATGGAAATACCGGTCAATGGAAATTcatttgactggtcatgcttATCGGTAATCTGCATAATTTAGGTAATCTGCATAATTTAGGTAATCTAATTTAGTGGAAGTAAATTGGTAcgtgtgtacagtatatttgtATGTACAGTATCTTAAAATACGAGGTCAAATTATTACGTCGGAGCTCTGGAAAGAGGCCTGATTTCCtgagttggaattccgagttgggtGACTGTTCAAAACTTTTTTCTCAGTCAGAGCTtgtgttttcccagtcagagcttgtgttttcccagtcagagcttgtgttttcccagtcagagcttgtgttttcccagtcagagcttgtgttttcccagtcagagcttgtgttttcccagtcagagcttgtgttttcccagtcagagcttgtgttttcccagtcagcttgtgttttcccagtcagagcttgtgttttcccagtcagagcttgtgttttcccagtcagagcttgtgttttcccagtcagagcttgtgttttcccagtcagagcttgtgttttcccagtcagagcttgtgttttcccagtcagagcttgtgttttcccagtcagagcttgtgttttcccagtcggagcttgtgttttcccagtcggagcttgtgttttcccagtcggagcttgtgttttcccagtcggagcttgtgttttcccagtcggagcttgtgttttcccagtcggagcttgtgttttcccagtcggagcttgtgttttcccagtcggagcttgtgttttcccagtcggagcttgtgttttcccagtcggagcttgtgttttcccagtcggagcttgtgttttcccagtcggagcttgtgttttcccagtcggagcttgtgttttcccagtcggagcttgtgttttcccagtcggagcttgtgttttcccagtcggagcttgtgttttcccagtcggagcttgtgttttcccagtcggagcctgtgttttcccagtcggagcctgtgttttcccagtcggagcctgtgttttcccagtcggagcctgtgttttcccagtcggagcctgtgttttcccagtcggagcctgtgttttcccagtcggagcctgtgttttcccagtcggagcctgtgttttcccagtcggagcctgtgttttcccagtcggagcctgtgttttcccagtcggagcctgtgttttcccagtcggagcctgtgttttcccagtcggagcctgtgttttcccagtcggagcctgtgttttcccagtcggagcctgtgttttcccagtcggagcctgtgttttcccagtcggagcctgtgttttcccagtcggagcctgtgttttcccagtcggagcctgtgttttcccagtcggagcctgtgttttcccagtcggagcctgtgttttcccagtcggagcctgtgttttcccagtcggagcctgtgttttcccagtcggagcttgtgttttcccagtcggagcctgttttttcccagtcggagcttgttttttcccagtcggagcttgttttttcccagtcggagcttgttttttcccagtcggagcttgttttcccagtcggagcctGTGTTTTTCTCAGTCGGAGCCTGTGTTTTTCTCAGTCGGAGCCTGTGTTTTTCTCAGTCGGAGCCTGTGTTTTTCTCAGTCGGAGCCTGTGTTTTTCTCAGTCAGAGCTTGTGTTTTccccagttcccagttgtcttgaacgcactgaagtcaaaGTCAGAGATTtctcagttgttttgaacgctgTGTCAAACGGCAACAGAAGGTAGGCTTCATCAGCGcgtcacacaccactttgcaatgagctggaggcagtatgcattttgaaaacatgtacttaattgtttgaaacctgcaTGTCTTATGTTGTTTCAAAGTAGCCTATTAGATCTCTCGTTCTACATTTGTAACGGATATTTTCATCTGTTACATGAAACCGCTCGCATGTGTAGTGcccttttgataatggtgttttcctgctaattgCGTTATGGAACGAACATTCGTGcatagcctactgccttgtgcacagtactgcgcttataatgtgacgAAATAATAGTTTATcgacattttaagctaaacgttgtGATCTGTTGCCTCAGACTCCTTGCATTTTATGTAGCTTAGAGCCCAAATTCATCAGTAGGCCTATCGGCCCACAACTGGCCCAGAGTCTATTTGAAATAGGCTATTTATTCtcaacaagctgaccaatagaacaGGTAGCCTAAACATTTCTACTAAAGTAGATTGACACaggctagtgattttgctgttggttactcatcttgttggctgaggaaaagtaaatgtgTTTGAAGTGCACATCAGAAGGACCGCACATCGTTGCAGCCTCGACTTGCATGTTCTGTGAATATGAATGACCGTATTCTAAATGTGATTGCTGTCGTTCTGAGCCccgtgggtggacgccctaatcacGCTATGCACCAAATGCAAATGTTCCCGGTAAATTTTCTCAAATGTCCGGTAAATGAAAATGTTGCTGATCAAGTGTCCAGCGCCACATGTTCAGAAACCCTGATAGATTTTGAATGTGTTTAGCAGAACTCTACCAGGCGTTTCCAGAGCGACAGTACACTCAACTGAGATGCGTAAACAACCACTTATCAAAATCATTGCAAGTATttgcatatacagtatatttatatttCCATAATAAACTATTGATAAATGTATTCTCTCCATATTCCTCCTCCAGGTTTCCTCGCCCAGCTGTGACTCCCAGGGCCTGCAAGCCGAGGAGGCTCCGCCCTCCGAACCCCAGAGCCCCGTCACTCAAACCGTTGCCATGGGGACTGGCAGTCGCCCCGCCTCCTGCcttacccccctccccctcatgTCGCGGGTGAAGACAGAGCAGCAGGGCAACCAATCAGAAGCCTCGCCCTACTCGGTGGTGTGCACTCCTGTGGCCAAGCGCTTGTGGGAGGGCGGCAGCAGCCGAGACGGGGGTGGAGGGGGCTCAGGTGGAGGCGGATCCAGGAAGGCCGCCCGCTTTTCCCAGGAGTCCGTGCGAGGGAGTGCCATCCAGAGCTCGGGGGCGCTGGCACTGGCCATGGGGATGGGAGCCAGCGGGGCGGGGATAGGATCAGGGGTTGGGGGCCACGGCAGCGGTTCCAACGGGAGTGTGGTCTCCATGGGCAACGTGGCATCGGAGGGCGCCAGCCCGGGCACGATGAGCGCCTACACCAGTGACTCGCCTATCAGTTACCAtgacgaggaggaagaggaggaggtgacgGAGGAGCAGACGGAGGAGCAGTACAGGCAGATCTGTAACATGTACACCATGTACAGCATGCTCAACGTGGGCGCCGCAGGTaccgacgtgtgtgtgtgtgtgtgtgtgtgtgtgtgtgtgtgtgtgtgtgtgtgtgtgtgtgtgtgtgtgtgtgtgtgtaaaggtcaGACCAGACAGATCTGTAACATGTACACCATGTACAGCATGCTCAACGTGGGCGCCGCAGGTACcgacgtgtgtgtgtatataaaggtCACACCAGACAGATCTGTAACATGTACAGCATGTACAGCATGCTCAACGTGGGTGCCGCAGGTaccgacgtgtgtgtgtgtgtgtgtataaaggtcAGACCAGACAGATCTGTAACATGTACACCATGTACAGCATGCTCAACGTGGGCGCCGCAGGTaccggcgtgtgtgtgtgtatataaaggtCACACCAGACAGATCTGTAACATGTACAGCATGCTCAACGTGGGCGCCGCAGGTACCGACGTGTGTGTATAAAGGTCAAACCAGACAGATCTAACACACGTCTTTCTCCCTCTGGTAGCTGGTGAGCGTGTGGAGGCCCTGCCGGACCACTCAGAGACCCGGGGTCGTATGCGGGGTCGCCAGGACCTGTCGTCTCTCCCCGCTGAGCTCATCACACAGATAGGCAACCGCTGCCACCCCAAACTATACGAGGAGGGGGACCCCGCAGAGAAACTAGAGCTtgtctcaggtcagtgtgtgtggatCCATTCTGTCATTTCAGAACTGGAGTAGGAGAAGGGTCAGAGAAGGGTCGAGGGACCGAAGTGGAATGTGGCCTTGTTAAAGATGTGCTATCTTAATTTGAACAGCGGGAAactaatcctgcagcaacaggaaatgtgaattattatgaggattataatgaatggacatgtTGTAGGGGTTGATAGATTTTTCGTTAGGGTGAATCTAGTCTGAAATGTTAAAAtggaagcctttttaaacctcgaaTACACTAGTTTGCATTTTCTCTGCAACAAccgagtgatcaaatgaagatagTACACCGCTTATACCCTGAGTGTAGAAAacgttaagaacacctgctctttcaatgacagactgaccagctatgatcccttattgatgtcccttgttaaatccacttcaatcagtgtagatgaaggggtggaGACAGATTGAAcaagtatttttaagccttgagacatagattgtgtatgtgagccattcagagggtgaatgggcaagactaaatatttaagtgcctttgaacagggtatggtagtaggtaccaggggCACCATATttgggtcaagaactgcaacgctgcttggtttttcatgctcaacagtgcGATGACTGTGAGATGACTGTATGTAAGAGATGAGGCATGTGTCAGTGTGGTTAATATTAGCCAAGTCGAGGCCTCTCTGGGAGCCTATGTTACATTCCACTGCCACCTTGTCCTAGAGTACACACTCAGTCTACATGTGGACTACAGTCAAGTATTCCCATCTGTTTGGCctgctgtttgtttgtttattatgCCGAGTCAGACCCAGGATGGGTGTTTGGGTctatgtttcagtgtgtgtgttcttctttgatattgtgtgtgtaaacaggatgtgtctgtgtgttttacagatggtgtgtgtggtgtatgagGGGTATATCCAGGTTTGTGTGTGTAAAcaggatgtgtctgtgtgtgttttacagatggtgtgtgtggtgtatgatGGGTATATCCAGGTTTGTGTGTGTAAACAggatgtgtctttgtgtgttttaCAGATGGTGTAGGTGGTGTATGATGGGTATATCCAGGTTTTTGTGTGTAAacagggtgtgtctgtgtgtgttttacagatggtgtgtgtggtgtatgatGGGTATATCCAGGTTTTTGTGTGTAAacagggtgtgtctgtgtgtgttttacagatggtgtgtgtggtgtatgatGGGTATATCCAGGTTTGTGTGTGTAAAcaggatgtgtctgtgtgttttacagATGGTGTATGAGGGTATATCCAGGTTTGTGTGTGTCAAcaggatgtgtctgtgtgtgttttacagatggtgtgtgtggtgtatgatGGGTATATCCAGGTTTTTGTGTGTAAacagggtgtgtctgtgtgtgttttacagatggtgtgtgtggtgtatgagGGGTATATCCAGGTTTGTGTGTGTAAAcaggatgtgtctgtgtgtgttttacagatggtgtgtgttttacagatggtgtgtgttttacagatggtgtgtgtggtgtatgagGGGTATATCCAGGTTTTTGTGTGTAAAcaggatgtgtctgtgtgtgttttacagatggtgtgtgtggtgtatgatGGGTATATCCAGGTTTGTGTGTGTAAAcaggatgtgtctgtgtgttttacagATGGTGTATGAGGGGTATATCCAGGTTTGTGTGTGTAAacagggtgtgtctgtgtgtgttttacagatggTGTATGGGGGGGTATGTCcaggtttgtgtgtgtagaatTTCAATAGGGGTAGTGTCTGGAGTAGTCCATGGTAAcactgttctgtgtgtttgtttttgttgatGATTCTCActaatgtgtgtgtctgcaggtaCGTGTGTGTTCATATCTCGAGCCCAGCTGATGAACTGTCATGTGAGTGCAGGGACCAGACACAAGGTGTTGCTCAGGAGGCTGCTGGCTGCCTTCTTCGACAGGTtagtgtgtctttctctctctcacacatctgacgtgtgtgtgtttatacgtctgacgtgtgtgtttatacgtctgacgtgtgtgtttatacgtctgacgtgtgtgtttatacgtctgacgtgtgtgtttatacgtctgacgtgtgtgtttatacgtctgacgtgtgtgtttatacgtctgacgtgtgtgtttatacgtctgacgtgtgtgtttatacgtctgacgtgtgtgtttatacgtctgacgtgtgtgtgtttatacgtctgacgtgtgtgtgtttatacgtctgacgtgtgtgtgtttatacgtctgacgtgtgtgtgtttatacgtctgacgtgtgtgtgtgtgtgtttatacgtctgacgtgtgtgtgtgtgtttatacgtctgacgtgtgtgtgtgtgtttatacgtttgacgtgtgtgtgtgtgtttatacgtctgacgtgtgtgtgtgtgtgtttatacgtctgacgtgtgtgtgtttatacgtctgacgtgtgtgtgtgtgtgtttatacgtctgacgtgtgtgtgtgtgtgtgtgtgtgtgtgtgtgtgtgtgtttatacgtctgacgtgtgtgtgtgtgtgtgtgtgtgtgtgtttatacgtctgtgtgtgtgtgtgtgtgtgtgtgtgtgtttatacgtctgacgtgtgtgtgtgtttatacgtctgacgtgtgtgtgtgtttatacgtctgacgtgtgtgtgtgtgtgtgtgtgtgtgtgtgtgtgtgtttatacgtctgacgtgtgtgtgtgtgtgtgtttatacgtctgacgtgtgtgtgtgtgtgtgtgtttatacgtctgacgtgtgtgtgtgtttatacgtctgacgtgtgtgtTTACacgtctgacgtgtgtgtgtgtgtgtgtgtttacacgtctgacgtgtgtgtgtgtgtgtgtgtttacacgtctgacgtgtgtgtgtttacacgtctgacgtgtgtgtgtttatacgtctgacaagtgtgtgtttatacgtctgacaagtgtgtgtgtgtttatacgtctgacaagtgtgtgtgtgtgtgtgtgtgtgtgttaacagttgATGGATGTATGTATGTTTATAAAGGTGTCATTATACTCTCTCCCTATCAGGAATACTCTGGCTAACAGCTGTGGAACAGGAATCCGCTCCTCCACTAACGACCCCAGCCGCAAGCCCCTGGACAACAGAGTGTTGCACGCAGTCAAATGTGAGTGTTTCACTTAAACACAAGTGCCTTTTTGTTAGTACAAATGAACGGCTGATTTATGATTGGGCTCATCAATCCTaactctcttgtcttttcctcttttctctcttattctctctctattcccctccttccctcccccattccttcctcccctctcgctctctctcctccctccatcagtctacAGCCAGAACTTCGCCACGAGCTTCAAGGAGAGCGAGATGAACGCCATCGCGGCGGACATGTGCACCAACGCCCGCCGCGTCGTCCGCAAGAGCTGGATCCCCAAGCTGAAGCTGCTCATGGCCGAGGGTGACGCGTACTCCGCCTTCCTCCCTGACGCCAAGATGGAGGCCGACGCCCTAGGGGCGGAGCCAACCTTTGAACCCAACTCCCTAGAGGGCGCCGAGACGGGTGGCTCGTCCGGCGAGTCGCTGCAGGGGGTGGGCAGCGACGGAGGCACTTTGTTTTAGATGGGGAGGTGGAGTACAGAAGTGTTTAGAAGACGATGCTGATGATGAATACCTATATTTCCCTGtactcctttcttctcctctggtGGTGTGGCCCATCCCCCTGACCCTTTGGCTTTTTGATCCTCCACCTCCGACATGTGACTCTGAAACGTTGCTAGGGGAAACAGGGGTTGTTACTAGGATGTTAACCAGGAAGTTATGCTTTAATTTTGAAAGCGAGAGTCCAAGCAATCGTAACTTCCAATATGGTTTCTGCTGTATATTAGTATGGGGGTAGAGAAAGGGTAATTGTAATTGTAAAGAAATCCAAGGGGAACAGAAAAAGACGGTCATATTTTTTTGAATATGTATTTCTACAACTGTTGTTgtgtacagagagaaagagagggattggTTTTAAATCTGTTGTTTTATTGTATTTTGAACAGCTGTTTTTGCAAAGAAAGTCCTGCTCCGAAAAATAAGATTTCAAAGCAAATAAGTAAAAGTGCTATTTTTGCATAAAAATATGGTATTGATCAAGTGGTCAGAAAAGTCTTAACGTCGGGCCTTTTGAGTTTTTTGTTTTGACAAACTGTTGAACTGAAAAATATCTGTTTTTAAGACAGAACTGGGCACTTTCTACCTGCGGCAATCCAATATAGCTTATTATCTTATTCTTGTCCTTTTTT
This window contains:
- the LOC118375935 gene encoding nucleus accumbens-associated protein 1; this encodes MAQTLQMAIPNFGNNVLECLNEQRLQGLYCDVSVVVKGHAFKAHRAVLAASSSYFRDLFSTGGGSGSKTPTVVELPPAVQPQSFQQILAFCYTGRLSMTVGDQFLLMYTAGFLQIQQIMEKGTEFFLKVSSPSCDSQGLQAEEAPPSEPQSPVTQTVAMGTGSRPASCLTPLPLMSRVKTEQQGNQSEASPYSVVCTPVAKRLWEGGSSRDGGGGGSGGGGSRKAARFSQESVRGSAIQSSGALALAMGMGASGAGIGSGVGGHGSGSNGSVVSMGNVASEGASPGTMSAYTSDSPISYHDEEEEEEVTEEQTEEQYRQICNMYTMYSMLNVGAAAGERVEALPDHSETRGRMRGRQDLSSLPAELITQIGNRCHPKLYEEGDPAEKLELVSGTCVFISRAQLMNCHVSAGTRHKVLLRRLLAAFFDRNTLANSCGTGIRSSTNDPSRKPLDNRVLHAVKFYSQNFATSFKESEMNAIAADMCTNARRVVRKSWIPKLKLLMAEGDAYSAFLPDAKMEADALGAEPTFEPNSLEGAETGGSSGESLQGVGSDGGTLF